The following are encoded together in the Flavihumibacter fluvii genome:
- a CDS encoding sterol desaturase family protein, which translates to MEKFMEYWSHIPSAHRVLILMGGMIFFWLLEGYYPLFKFSFNRIKHAGVNLVFLATTLVLNLIFGFYTIKICQYTVDHHFGLLNWLQWPLWVEVVIGVFMMDFFGQYMPHWLMHKVKFMWKFHMVHHSDTKVDVTTGTRHHPGEWLFRETAAIVGILVLGLPVGMYFLYRGCAALFTHFNHANIRVPLLVDKPISWIFVSPNMHKAHHHFQRPLTDSNYSNIFSLWDRFFGTFVYVDPHHLRYGLDVLEDSTDENLDYQFKLPFNPNIKTDY; encoded by the coding sequence ATGGAAAAATTCATGGAATACTGGTCACATATTCCTTCCGCCCACCGTGTACTGATATTAATGGGCGGAATGATTTTTTTCTGGTTGCTGGAAGGCTACTATCCCTTATTCAAATTTTCTTTTAACCGCATAAAACATGCGGGTGTCAACCTGGTCTTTTTAGCGACTACGCTCGTGTTGAATTTGATCTTCGGTTTTTACACCATTAAGATCTGCCAGTATACCGTTGACCACCACTTCGGGTTACTGAACTGGCTGCAATGGCCGCTTTGGGTGGAAGTGGTCATCGGTGTTTTTATGATGGATTTCTTCGGGCAATATATGCCGCACTGGTTGATGCATAAAGTGAAGTTCATGTGGAAATTCCATATGGTTCACCATAGTGATACCAAGGTAGATGTTACAACAGGAACCCGGCACCACCCGGGTGAGTGGTTGTTCCGTGAAACCGCAGCAATCGTTGGCATCCTGGTGTTGGGACTTCCCGTGGGTATGTATTTTTTATACCGCGGCTGTGCTGCTTTATTTACTCATTTCAACCATGCTAATATCCGTGTGCCCCTGCTGGTTGACAAACCCATCAGCTGGATCTTTGTTTCCCCGAACATGCATAAGGCGCACCACCATTTTCAACGGCCATTGACCGACTCCAATTACAGCAATATTTTTTCTTTGTGGGACCGGTTCTTCGGCACATTTGTTTACGTTGACCCGCATCACCTAAGATATGGTCTGGATGTTCTTGAAGATAGTACCGATGAAAACCTGGACTACCAGTTCAAACTTCCTTTCAACCCCAACATTAAAACAGACTATTAA
- a CDS encoding SurA N-terminal domain-containing protein produces the protein MSIIQNIRDKAAWLVFGVIALSLLGFLLMDAFVGKSGRGLLGGNETTLGSVNGNKIEYIEYQKKVQQYENQYQQQGYPMNEAMRQNIQEQVWNQFVEENVLNAEYKKLGITVTPKELDDMLFGANPPQDIRQQFSDAQGNYDANAAKAAIANLRKQKDNAMAQNFSEVYLPALVDSRMREKYASLLGNTYYVPKWMAEKTIADNSQLAAVNFVAVPYSTVSDSAAEVKVSDADIEAYISKHKEEYKQEASRGISYVAFSAAPTAADTNALRTTLDNLRADFAAAPDPAAFLVRNNSELTFYDGYVVKSKLQVPNADTIRNLADGVVYGPYLDSRNIVIAKMIGKRTLADSVKCRHILISNQAVPDSIAEKRIDSIQAAIKGGADFAALALKYSDDQGSKDKGGEYSFSSQQFGTLAKEFAEFIFYGTTGEKKVVKTSFGYHYIEILNQKNFEQAYKVAYLSRAIIPSTETENAASGLANQFAGESRNQKAFDETVAKNKLTKLIATEIKPNDIMIPGLGSSRQLVRWINDAKIGEVSEPVNIEDKYVVAVLTEINAAGTMSVAKARPQVEFIIRNQKKAEQIRKKIGTAATLDAIATATQQTVQHTDSIKFSAPFIPNIGQEPKVIGAAFNKANQAKISVPIAGNGGVYVIQSTNVSAMADGGVNPDEQRNAQMQQMRQMSGFRSVESLRKGATVKDERAKIL, from the coding sequence ATGTCGATCATTCAGAACATCAGGGACAAGGCAGCGTGGCTGGTATTTGGCGTAATTGCGCTGAGTTTATTGGGATTCCTGTTAATGGACGCTTTTGTAGGTAAAAGCGGTCGCGGACTTTTAGGAGGAAATGAAACAACCTTAGGATCCGTCAACGGTAATAAGATAGAATATATTGAATACCAGAAAAAAGTGCAGCAGTATGAAAACCAATACCAGCAGCAGGGGTATCCAATGAATGAGGCCATGCGCCAGAATATCCAGGAACAGGTGTGGAACCAGTTCGTGGAAGAAAACGTGCTGAATGCTGAATATAAAAAACTGGGGATTACCGTAACCCCCAAAGAACTTGACGATATGTTGTTCGGCGCAAATCCGCCGCAGGATATCCGGCAGCAGTTTTCAGATGCCCAGGGAAATTATGATGCCAATGCCGCTAAAGCAGCAATAGCTAACCTACGGAAGCAAAAGGATAATGCCATGGCGCAGAATTTCAGCGAGGTATATTTACCAGCACTGGTAGATTCCAGGATGCGTGAAAAATATGCGTCGCTTTTAGGTAATACTTATTATGTACCAAAGTGGATGGCAGAAAAGACCATTGCTGACAACAGCCAGCTGGCTGCAGTAAATTTTGTGGCCGTCCCGTATTCAACCGTGAGTGACAGTGCTGCTGAGGTTAAAGTAAGTGATGCAGATATTGAGGCATATATTTCAAAACATAAGGAAGAATATAAGCAAGAAGCCAGCCGGGGAATAAGTTATGTAGCGTTCAGTGCAGCACCAACAGCAGCCGATACAAATGCGCTGAGAACAACCCTCGACAACCTTCGCGCTGATTTTGCAGCAGCGCCGGATCCGGCAGCCTTTTTGGTGCGTAACAATAGTGAACTGACATTTTATGACGGCTATGTTGTAAAATCAAAATTGCAGGTACCAAATGCAGATACCATCAGGAACCTTGCAGATGGTGTGGTTTATGGACCCTACCTGGATTCCCGGAATATTGTAATCGCAAAAATGATCGGGAAGCGCACCCTGGCGGATAGTGTAAAATGCCGACACATCCTGATCAGCAACCAGGCTGTACCGGATAGTATCGCAGAAAAAAGGATCGACAGTATACAGGCCGCTATTAAGGGCGGTGCAGATTTTGCAGCCCTGGCGCTTAAATACAGTGACGACCAGGGAAGTAAGGATAAAGGAGGTGAATATTCATTCAGCTCACAGCAGTTTGGTACCCTTGCCAAAGAATTTGCTGAATTTATCTTCTATGGAACAACAGGAGAAAAGAAAGTGGTGAAGACAAGTTTCGGATACCATTATATAGAGATCTTAAACCAGAAGAATTTTGAACAGGCCTATAAAGTGGCCTACCTCAGTCGCGCGATCATCCCAAGTACTGAGACTGAAAATGCGGCATCCGGCCTGGCCAATCAATTCGCCGGGGAAAGCCGTAACCAGAAAGCATTTGATGAAACTGTTGCAAAAAATAAACTCACCAAACTGATTGCAACGGAGATCAAGCCAAATGATATAATGATCCCCGGTTTGGGATCCAGCAGGCAACTCGTTCGATGGATCAATGATGCAAAAATCGGGGAAGTATCAGAGCCGGTAAATATTGAAGACAAATATGTGGTTGCAGTACTTACTGAAATAAATGCAGCAGGAACCATGAGTGTTGCAAAAGCGCGGCCGCAGGTTGAATTCATCATCAGGAACCAGAAAAAAGCAGAGCAGATCAGGAAAAAAATCGGAACAGCAGCAACCCTCGATGCGATTGCAACGGCAACACAACAGACCGTGCAACACACAGACAGCATTAAATTTTCCGCACCATTTATACCAAATATCGGGCAGGAACCTAAAGTAATTGGTGCTGCCTTCAATAAAGCCAACCAGGCCAAGATTTCGGTACCCATTGCCGGAAATGGAGGAGTATATGTGATTCAATCCACCAATGTTTCTGCAATGGCAGATGGTGGTGTAAACCCGGATGAACAGCGTAATGCACAGATGCAGCAGATGCGCCAGATGAGTGGTTTCAGGTCGGTAGAATCACTCCGGAAAGGGGCAACCGTGAAAGATGAACGGGCTAAAATATTATAG
- a CDS encoding DEAD/DEAH box helicase — protein sequence MNFSQLAVIEPILKALTDAGYTQPTPIQEKAIPVVLGRKDLLACAQTGTGKTAGFAIPVLQLLKEDKEAGKRFTGIQVLVLTPTRELAIQVEESFRNYGKYLGFTSMTIFGGVSQVPQVQTLQRGVDILIATPGRLLDLLSQHLISLNHLRYFILDEADRMLDMGFVHDVKRVLKVIPQQRQSLFFSATMPGEIRQLADTILKAPVSIAVNPVSSTVDLISQYLFHVGKEDKRFLLMNLLNSADIETVLVFTRTKYGADKVAKFLVREGVPAAAIHGDKSQGARQQALNNFKDGKIRVLVATDIAARGIDIDALAHVINFDVPNVAETYVHRIGRTGRAGATGTAISFCEPEERAYVRDIEKLIGKKIPVRQVTQAAAI from the coding sequence TTGAATTTTTCGCAATTAGCGGTTATTGAGCCTATTTTAAAGGCGCTGACCGATGCTGGTTATACCCAGCCCACTCCCATCCAGGAAAAAGCTATTCCCGTTGTTTTAGGTAGAAAAGACTTGTTGGCCTGTGCCCAGACCGGTACCGGTAAAACAGCTGGCTTTGCCATTCCTGTCCTTCAACTCCTGAAAGAAGACAAAGAAGCCGGTAAAAGATTTACCGGGATCCAGGTGCTTGTATTAACACCAACCCGTGAACTCGCTATCCAGGTGGAAGAGAGTTTTCGCAACTATGGCAAATACCTTGGATTTACAAGCATGACCATTTTTGGTGGTGTTTCGCAGGTCCCGCAGGTACAAACCTTACAGCGTGGTGTTGATATTTTAATTGCCACACCCGGACGCTTACTTGATTTGTTATCGCAGCATTTAATTTCGTTGAACCATCTCCGTTACTTCATCCTTGATGAGGCCGACCGTATGCTTGACATGGGATTTGTGCACGATGTTAAAAGGGTATTGAAAGTTATTCCGCAACAAAGGCAATCCTTGTTTTTCTCTGCTACAATGCCTGGTGAAATCAGGCAACTGGCGGACACTATTTTAAAAGCTCCGGTCAGCATTGCTGTTAACCCGGTGTCTTCTACGGTAGACCTGATAAGCCAGTATTTGTTCCATGTTGGTAAAGAGGATAAGCGGTTTTTATTAATGAACCTGCTGAATTCTGCTGACATTGAAACTGTACTTGTTTTCACCCGGACTAAATATGGCGCTGATAAAGTGGCCAAATTCCTGGTTCGTGAAGGTGTTCCTGCAGCGGCTATCCATGGGGATAAATCCCAGGGCGCACGCCAGCAGGCATTAAATAATTTCAAGGATGGTAAGATCCGCGTGCTTGTCGCTACGGATATTGCTGCCCGTGGTATTGATATCGATGCCCTGGCCCATGTCATTAATTTTGATGTTCCCAATGTGGCCGAAACCTATGTTCACCGTATTGGCCGGACCGGCCGTGCTGGTGCAACCGGAACCGCCATATCTTTTTGTGAGCCCGAAGAAAGGGCTTACGTAAGGGATATCGAAAAACTGATCGGAAAGAAAATACCCGTTCGGCAGGTGACGCAGGCCGCAGCGATTTAA
- the kdsB gene encoding 3-deoxy-manno-octulosonate cytidylyltransferase translates to MGKTIAMIPARYDATRFPGKLMKMLGDKTVIRRAYENTLGTGLFDEVSVVTDSEIIFDEISKIGGIVRMSIGTHESGSDRIAEAVKDMDVDIILNVQGDMPFVKKGPLVKLLDVFKDPAVQVGSLMQEVHEESAIKNPNVVKVVVDRQMNSLLFSRSPIPYPRSTDIPITWYEHVGVYAYRKAALMNFTKWPMTPLESAEKIECLRYLEYGIPLKMVVTEYMGVNIDTPEDMEKALQLINLK, encoded by the coding sequence ATGGGAAAAACAATTGCGATGATTCCGGCAAGATATGATGCTACCCGTTTTCCGGGAAAGCTGATGAAAATGCTGGGGGATAAAACCGTGATCCGGCGGGCCTATGAAAATACACTCGGGACCGGCTTGTTTGACGAAGTTAGTGTGGTCACGGACAGTGAGATTATTTTCGATGAGATCAGTAAGATCGGGGGCATTGTCAGAATGAGTATCGGAACCCACGAAAGCGGAAGTGACCGCATTGCTGAAGCGGTAAAGGATATGGATGTTGACATCATCTTAAATGTGCAGGGCGATATGCCTTTTGTAAAAAAAGGACCCCTGGTTAAACTGCTGGATGTATTTAAGGATCCCGCAGTGCAGGTGGGTTCCCTGATGCAGGAAGTGCACGAAGAATCGGCCATTAAAAATCCCAATGTTGTAAAAGTGGTGGTGGACCGGCAGATGAATTCCTTATTGTTCAGCCGTAGTCCTATTCCATATCCGCGCAGCACCGATATCCCCATTACCTGGTATGAACACGTTGGCGTTTATGCATACAGGAAAGCAGCACTTATGAATTTTACCAAATGGCCAATGACACCTCTGGAATCCGCTGAAAAGATTGAATGTTTGCGTTACCTGGAATATGGGATTCCTTTGAAAATGGTGGTTACAGAATATATGGGTGTAAATATCGATACCCCTGAAGACATGGAAAAAGCACTGCAGTTAATTAACCTTAAATAA
- a CDS encoding DUF2480 family protein has product MSDVIVNKVAESGLVTLDLETYYPRETIVTFDLKNYLFMELILKEKDFREAMKNLDCSQYQDKYVAITCSADAIIPVWAYMLVAAALEPYARELFLGTADDFHKKLFLERIRQIDPKEFLDKRVVVKGCGETPIGDFAYLEITSLLRPVAKTIMYGEPCSTVPVYKKK; this is encoded by the coding sequence ATGTCAGATGTGATTGTGAATAAAGTGGCAGAAAGCGGACTGGTTACATTGGACCTGGAAACCTATTATCCGCGGGAAACCATCGTGACGTTTGATCTCAAAAATTATCTCTTCATGGAACTCATCCTGAAAGAAAAAGATTTCAGGGAAGCCATGAAAAATCTCGATTGCAGCCAATACCAGGATAAGTATGTGGCGATAACCTGCAGTGCGGATGCCATCATCCCGGTTTGGGCATATATGCTGGTAGCTGCCGCATTGGAACCCTATGCCAGGGAATTATTCCTGGGAACTGCTGATGATTTTCATAAAAAACTTTTCCTGGAAAGAATCAGGCAAATAGATCCGAAGGAATTCCTGGATAAGCGGGTGGTGGTAAAAGGATGTGGCGAAACCCCCATTGGAGATTTCGCCTACCTGGAAATAACCAGCCTCCTGCGACCGGTCGCCAAAACCATTATGTATGGAGAACCATGCAGTACTGTCCCGGTATATAAAAAGAAATAA
- the aqpZ gene encoding aquaporin Z: MNQTKPLLAEFLGTAWLVLGGCGSAVLAAAFPAVGIGLLGVSLAFGLTVVTIAYALGPISGAHLNPAVSIGLWAAGKFNVGSLVGYIIAQVLGGIAGAGILYLIASGQDGFSLTGGFAANGFGEHSPGKYSMSAALVCEIAMTFFFLLIILGATAKRASAGFGGLAIGLGLTLIHLISIPVTNTSVNPARSTSQAIFVGDWAIGQLWLFWVAPIAGALLAGFVYKYFFGEE; this comes from the coding sequence ATGAATCAGACTAAACCTTTACTCGCAGAATTTCTGGGAACAGCCTGGCTGGTGTTAGGCGGATGTGGAAGTGCTGTCCTGGCTGCCGCCTTTCCGGCTGTTGGAATTGGTCTTTTAGGTGTTTCGCTGGCTTTTGGATTAACGGTTGTGACCATTGCCTACGCACTAGGACCGATCTCCGGCGCACACCTCAATCCGGCCGTTTCCATTGGATTATGGGCTGCCGGAAAATTTAATGTCGGTTCTTTAGTGGGTTATATTATTGCCCAGGTATTGGGGGGTATTGCTGGTGCCGGAATTTTATATTTAATTGCTTCTGGCCAGGACGGGTTTTCACTAACCGGAGGCTTTGCCGCCAACGGATTTGGGGAACATAGTCCGGGTAAATACAGTATGTCTGCTGCCCTGGTCTGTGAAATAGCGATGACCTTTTTCTTTCTGCTGATCATTCTAGGCGCAACAGCAAAACGTGCCAGCGCCGGATTTGGGGGGTTGGCAATTGGCCTTGGACTTACCCTGATCCACCTTATTAGTATCCCGGTAACCAATACCTCTGTGAATCCGGCTCGCAGCACCAGCCAGGCAATTTTTGTCGGCGATTGGGCTATCGGCCAGCTTTGGTTATTCTGGGTGGCTCCAATTGCCGGGGCTTTATTGGCCGGCTTCGTTTACAAGTATTTCTTCGGGGAGGAATAA
- a CDS encoding DUF2007 domain-containing protein, giving the protein MMFSQIRSYDNYIVANLQLNLLKDHGISCYLQDEHTITIDPLLSPAIGGMKLMVVDNDMEKASELLDSVEDDYLKTVACPVCHHTSLEKITHVDHPTGFWPKLKNRLIGGSPASFKTYYHCTSCDQTFSSLPV; this is encoded by the coding sequence ATGATGTTTTCCCAGATCAGATCATACGACAACTATATTGTTGCCAACCTGCAACTGAACCTGCTGAAGGATCATGGTATTTCCTGTTACCTCCAGGATGAACATACTATTACAATAGATCCTTTACTGAGCCCGGCTATTGGTGGGATGAAACTCATGGTGGTGGACAATGACATGGAAAAAGCCAGCGAGCTCCTCGATTCTGTGGAAGATGATTACCTCAAAACCGTGGCTTGTCCGGTTTGCCACCACACTTCCCTTGAAAAAATAACGCATGTTGATCATCCAACCGGATTTTGGCCAAAATTAAAAAACCGGTTGATCGGTGGTTCTCCTGCTTCTTTTAAAACCTACTACCATTGCACCTCTTGTGACCAAACCTTTTCTTCCCTTCCCGTTTGA
- a CDS encoding regulatory protein RecX: protein MAYSKSISPEQALQKARHYCGYQERCHQEVKEKLYGFGLYKNQVEQLLSQLIEEDYLNEERFAIQFAGGKFRMKSWGRNRIQNELKQRQVSEYCIKKALKEISEEDYRAALEKVAQKKWESLSTAGRQEQIKKTQDYLLYKGYEWPVIQETLKKLGGKADG, encoded by the coding sequence ATGGCATATTCGAAGTCGATCAGTCCGGAGCAGGCCCTGCAAAAAGCACGGCACTATTGCGGCTACCAGGAGCGTTGTCACCAGGAAGTGAAGGAAAAGCTATATGGCTTTGGCCTGTATAAAAACCAGGTGGAACAGCTCCTGTCGCAGCTCATTGAAGAAGATTACCTGAACGAGGAGCGCTTTGCCATTCAATTTGCAGGAGGAAAGTTCCGGATGAAAAGTTGGGGTCGTAACCGGATCCAGAACGAATTGAAGCAAAGGCAGGTGAGTGAGTACTGCATTAAAAAGGCCCTGAAGGAGATATCCGAGGAGGATTACCGGGCCGCCCTTGAAAAAGTAGCCCAAAAAAAATGGGAAAGCCTGTCAACTGCCGGAAGGCAGGAGCAAATAAAGAAAACCCAGGACTACCTATTATATAAAGGGTACGAGTGGCCGGTGATACAGGAAACCCTGAAAAAATTGGGCGGGAAGGCAGACGGTTAA
- the dnaN gene encoding DNA polymerase III subunit beta has translation MKFIVSSSALLKQLQQISGVINANTVLPILEDFLFEIDKNKLNVVATDLETVMRVQMDIEAKESGRVCIPAKILIDSLKNIADQPLTFTIDKNFGIEITSDNGKYKVMGENPDNFPKEPSADDTTSFEMSSSALVTGINKTLFAVSSDDLRPAMTGVFFELDKNFIQFVATDAHRLVRYKRTDVKCKKNETFIVPKKPLNILKSALPDNDDVLTVSYNSNHLFVTHGNTQMSCRLIDARFPDYKVVIPVDNPYKMVVTKTDFQGALRRVSVFSNKSTNQVVLNITGSELQLAAQDIDFSFEGTERMKCQYDGEDLSIAFNARFLIEMLNAADSDEVRMELSTPTKAGIIKPMEADENEELLMLVMPLMLNA, from the coding sequence ATGAAGTTTATCGTTTCCTCATCGGCCTTATTGAAGCAACTGCAACAGATCAGCGGTGTAATTAACGCAAATACTGTTTTGCCTATTCTCGAAGATTTTCTGTTTGAAATTGACAAAAACAAACTGAACGTAGTAGCTACCGACCTGGAAACAGTTATGCGGGTACAGATGGATATTGAAGCCAAGGAAAGCGGACGTGTGTGTATTCCTGCCAAGATATTGATCGATTCCTTAAAAAATATTGCTGACCAGCCGCTTACGTTTACCATCGATAAAAATTTTGGCATTGAGATCACCAGCGATAATGGTAAGTATAAGGTAATGGGCGAGAACCCCGATAATTTCCCGAAAGAGCCTTCTGCTGATGATACCACCTCTTTTGAAATGAGCAGCAGCGCACTGGTTACCGGTATCAACAAAACCCTTTTTGCCGTTAGCAGTGATGATCTTCGTCCGGCGATGACCGGCGTGTTTTTTGAACTCGATAAAAACTTTATCCAGTTTGTGGCTACTGATGCGCATCGCCTGGTTCGTTATAAAAGGACTGACGTAAAATGTAAGAAGAACGAAACTTTCATTGTTCCGAAAAAGCCCCTTAATATCCTCAAAAGTGCATTGCCGGATAATGATGATGTACTGACTGTGAGCTATAATAGTAATCACCTGTTTGTTACCCACGGTAATACACAAATGAGTTGCCGCCTCATCGATGCCCGTTTCCCCGATTATAAAGTGGTGATCCCGGTCGATAACCCGTATAAAATGGTGGTGACCAAAACCGACTTCCAGGGTGCTTTGCGCCGTGTTAGTGTATTTAGTAATAAAAGCACCAACCAGGTCGTGTTAAATATCACCGGCAGTGAACTGCAACTTGCCGCACAGGATATCGATTTTAGCTTTGAAGGTACTGAGCGGATGAAATGCCAGTATGATGGTGAAGACCTTTCCATCGCATTCAACGCCCGTTTCCTGATCGAAATGCTGAATGCGGCTGACAGCGATGAAGTTCGCATGGAATTGTCTACTCCTACTAAAGCTGGAATTATTAAGCCGATGGAAGCAGATGAAAATGAAGAACTGCTCATGCTGGTAATGCCGCTGATGTTGAATGCCTGA
- the nadA gene encoding quinolinate synthase NadA, whose translation MNIESALTNVPRVGFLDIEIDPQMDLFHEIERLKKEKNAIILAHYYQEPDIQDVADYIGDSLGLAQQAEKTTADIIVFAGVHFMAETAKILNPSKKVLLPDLKAGCSLADSAPADLFTAFKKQHPNHIVISYINCSAEIKALSDIICTSGNAEKIIDSVPADQPIIFAPDKNLGAYLNKKTGRNMVLWNGACMVHEIFSLEKITRLKIRHPNAKLIAHPECEDPLLRIADFIGSTTQLLKYSQQDSSKEYIVATETGILHQMQKASPDKTFIPAPPDNSCACNDCPHMKLNTLEKLYLCMEYEIPEILMDESLRLAAKKPIDRMLEISRAAGLIG comes from the coding sequence ATGAACATCGAATCAGCTTTGACAAATGTCCCGCGCGTCGGTTTCCTCGATATTGAAATTGATCCGCAAATGGATTTGTTCCATGAGATCGAAAGACTTAAAAAGGAAAAGAATGCGATCATACTGGCGCATTACTACCAGGAGCCCGATATCCAGGATGTGGCGGATTATATCGGGGATAGCCTTGGACTGGCTCAACAGGCTGAAAAGACCACTGCAGATATCATTGTTTTTGCCGGTGTCCATTTCATGGCGGAAACAGCCAAGATCCTGAATCCCTCTAAAAAAGTTTTATTGCCTGATCTCAAGGCAGGATGCTCCCTGGCCGATTCTGCACCTGCTGATCTGTTCACAGCGTTTAAAAAGCAGCATCCTAACCATATCGTTATTTCGTACATCAATTGCTCCGCCGAAATAAAAGCACTTAGTGATATCATTTGCACAAGTGGAAATGCAGAAAAAATAATTGATAGTGTTCCTGCTGACCAGCCGATCATTTTTGCACCGGATAAAAACCTTGGGGCCTACCTCAACAAGAAAACCGGCCGCAATATGGTGCTTTGGAATGGTGCCTGTATGGTGCATGAAATTTTCAGCCTTGAAAAAATAACCCGGCTGAAGATCAGGCATCCAAATGCAAAATTGATTGCCCACCCGGAATGTGAAGACCCATTGTTGCGCATTGCGGACTTCATAGGGAGCACAACGCAGCTGCTTAAGTACTCACAGCAGGATTCGTCAAAAGAGTACATTGTTGCGACGGAAACAGGCATTCTGCACCAGATGCAAAAAGCAAGTCCGGATAAAACATTTATTCCGGCTCCTCCTGATAATAGCTGTGCCTGCAATGATTGTCCGCACATGAAATTGAATACCCTGGAAAAATTGTATTTGTGCATGGAATATGAAATTCCTGAAATTTTAATGGATGAATCTTTGCGGCTGGCTGCAAAAAAACCTATTGACCGGATGCTGGAAATCAGCAGGGCCGCTGGTTTGATCGGGTAA